Proteins from a single region of Punica granatum isolate Tunisia-2019 chromosome 8, ASM765513v2, whole genome shotgun sequence:
- the LOC116187572 gene encoding protein LONGIFOLIA 2-like → MSAKLLHSLVDDNPQTGCSAGMYRQLFDLQHLVTGGRIAPKRLPPVYSDFTGGNHQHTLNGSYAQCVNDKRRLFMEPSIASCPSARSSSAFSLELAQMNQAEVSSPDRIIFPESSSRNPLKSQSGAHLQDVHEDSTRDSLRSSWQEQPINGPADLKESLRVLAKLRETPRHFDEDSEDWRSSYGSACLAPWLSFDGEESGRLSFGSRETITKPKDLPRISLDSRECAVLGSSSCLKQSPNSKDLLENIQKSKGQVKDVEQSSGSQKRHASVVAKLMGLEAFPDSVRPIGTSDSARRPKSGGQSPSWKIQDSATNNISCSRLPIELVPLKQQKGGNGESPNSSGSKPVEVPNRQSESLHSVYGEIERRLKVFEFKCTQSEKDLGAVKQILEAIRRKGLLETQRGEECPTDSESREGYQGKYMRPKLNLELAKSCGPKNSHMFSSAEQESDYPRNIESTILIMKPAKLVERDGAGVRTLNSRVMQNGGIAKDQSRVDSSNDSPARQSHEGKSTLGGKVGSNLPNNSSSLGSDTIRESKARRFSEDGLLLEEAIPVLAHKSSPVSVLDVSESTDDSSSPVKKTLNSLGEHCDRDNENKHEADSLLEISRKKLQNVRDLIQKLERLCSTNDEESTDYVAQLCECENPNPDQKYICKILVSSGILLRDLGSGLSTFQLHPSGNPFDPNLFLVLERRKNKNSGAMEEDTSRRRIIFDSVNEILGRKVTGSGIVWHKLVEETLTAQKLLKELCHEIELLEANTKKPRNDDPESRGDGCLRSILWEDVMRGEDKWTCFCRETYDLVTDLEDVIFQELIDEIGITRKAGPRTNSS, encoded by the exons ATGTCTGCGAAACTGCTGCATTCCCTTGTGGACGATAACCCGCAAACGGGGTGCTCGGCTGGGATGTATCGCCAGCTCTTCGATCTCCAGCACTTGGTCACGGGAGGCCGGATTGCCCCGAAGAGGCTTCCTCCTG TTTACTCCGACTTCACCGGCGGTAACCATCAACATACCCTCAAC GGATCATATGCTCAGTGTGTGAACGACAAACGAAGACTTTTTATGGAACCATCAATAGCCTCTTGTCCATCAGCTCGCTCATCTTCCGCGTTCTCTCTTGAGTTGGCTCAAATGAATCAGGCCGAGGTGTCTTCACCAGACCGAATCATATTCCCTGAATCATCCTCAAGGAACCCCTTGAAAAGCCAATCAGGTGCTCATTTGCAGGACGTGCATGAAGATTCAACGAGAGACTCTTTGAGGTCTTCTTGGCAAGAACAACCTATCAATGGCCCTGCTGATCTGAAGGAATCACTGAGAGTACTTGCCAAACTCCGAGAAACGCCTCGGCACTTTGATGAAGACAGTGAAGATTGGAGGTCGTCTTACGGATCAGCATGTCTTGCTCCTTGGCTTTCCTTTGATGGAGAAGAGTCGGGTAGATTATCATTCGGATCGCGAGAGACCATCACGAAACCGAAAGATCTCCCTAGAATTTCTCTTGACAGCAGGGAATGTGCGGTTCTAGGTTCCAGCTCTTGCTTAAAACAAAGTCCAAATTCGAAAGATTTGCTGGAGAACATTCAGAAGTCGAAGGGCCAAGTCAAGGATGTAGAACAATCAAGCGGATCTCAGAAGAGGCATGCGAGTGTGGTGGCCAAGCTCATGGGCTTGGAAGCATTCCCTGATTCTGTTCGACCGATCGGAACTTCTGACTCCGCAAGGAGGCCGAAATCAGGAGGCCAGTCACCGAGTTGGAAAATTCAGGATTCAGCTACAAACAACATATCATGTTCGAGGCTTCCGATAGAACTGGTGCCTTTGAAACAGCAGAAGGGTGGAAATGGCGAATCTCCAAATTCATCGGGCTCTAAGCCCGTAGAAGTCCCAAATAGACAGTCAGAATCTCTTCATTCTGTTTACGGTGAGATCGAGAGAAGGTTGAAAGTTTTTGAATTTAAATGTACACAGTCGGAAAAGGATCTTGGGGCTGTTAAACAGATATTAGAAGCAATACGAAGGAAGGGGCTTTTGGAGACTCAGAGAGGAGAAGAATGCCCTACGGATTCTGAAAGTCGAGAGGGATACCAGGGGAAATACATGAGGCCTAAGCTGAATCTGGAGTTGGCAAAAAGTTGTGGGCCAAAGAATAGCCACATGTTTTCTAGTGCAGAGCAGGAATCCGATTATCCGAGGAACATTGAGTCGACTATTCTGATAATGAAACCAGCTAAACTTGTTGAAAGAGATGGTGCTGGTGTTAGAACTCTCAATTCAAGAGTCATGCAAAATGGTGGGATAGCAAAAGATCAGTCTCGTGTGGATAGTAGCAATGATTCTCCGGCAAGGCAATCCCACGAAGGAAAAAGCACATTGGGTGGAAAAGTTGGATCAAACTTGCCCAACAACTCTTCTAGTTTGGGCAGCGATACTATCAGAGAGTCAAAG GCTCGAAGGTTCAGTGAAGATGGATTGCTTTTGGAGGAAGCCATTCCAGTTTTGGCACACAAGTCTAGTCCTGTCTCAGTCCTTGATGTTTCTGAGTCCACGGATGATTCATCATCTCCTGTGAAAAAGACTCTAAATTCTCTTGGAG AACATTGCGACAGGGATAATGAAAACAAACACGAAGCCGACAGCCTTCTTGAGATTAGCCGCAAGAAACTGCAGAATGTCAGGGACTTAATTCAGAAGCTTGAAAGACTATGCTCGACTAATGATGAAGAGAGCACAGATTATGTTGCCCAGCTGTGCGAGTGCGAGAATCCAAATCCCGACCAGAAGTACATCTGCAAGATACTCGTATCCTCGGGCATCCTACTTCGAGACCTCGGCTCTGGACTCTCCACATTTCAACTCCACCCTTCAGGCAATCCATTTGACCCCAACTTGTTCCTCGTTCTGGAGaggaggaaaaacaaaaacagtGGGGCCATGGAAGAGGATACATCCCGCCGGAGGATAATATTCGACTCCGTGAATGAGATCCTCGGGAGGAAAGTCACTGGTTCGGGAATTGTCTGGCACAAGCTGGTGGAAGAGACCTTGACTGCACAGAAGCTTCTCAAAGAGTTGTGTCACGAGATAGAACTGCTAGAGGCGAACACGAAGAAACCAAGGAATGACGATCCCGAAAGCAGGGGCGATGGCTGCTTGAGAAGCATCCTGTGGGAGGATGTGATGCGAGGCGAGGACAAGTGGACATGTTTCTGCAGGGAGACATATGATCTGGTCACGGACTTGGAGGACGTGATCTTCCAAGAGCTTATTGATGAGATCGGGATCACCAGGAAAGCCGGTCCAAGGACAAATTCGAGCTAG